A genomic region of Alligator mississippiensis isolate rAllMis1 chromosome 6, rAllMis1, whole genome shotgun sequence contains the following coding sequences:
- the BBIP1 gene encoding BBSome-interacting protein 1 produces the protein MPEARSALREVLPKRGQLSVEDVATLVLCKPKLLPLKSVTLEKLEKMQRAAQETVRRQEMAQREEPQQ, from the exons ATGCCCGAGGCCCGCTCCGCGCTGCGGGAGGTGCTGCCCAAGCGAG gccagctGTCGGTCGAGGACGTGGCGACCCTGGTGCTCTGCAAGCCCAAGCTGCTGCCGCTGAAGTCGGTGACCCTGGAGAAGCTGGAGAAGATGCAGCGGGCGGCGCAGGAGACCGTTCGCCGGCAGGAGATGGCCCAAAGGGAGGAGCCGCAGCAGTAA